Below is a window of Ctenopharyngodon idella isolate HZGC_01 chromosome 7, HZGC01, whole genome shotgun sequence DNA.
TGATTAGAACcagttgtttttaataaaaagagaACAGCCTGCATACGTAATAATAAAATTTTCCATGATTTAtaaccaaaaaaacattttcttcattgCTTTAATACCATAATCTTTGTCTTCAtccatttaatgtttaataaatgtaataaaatgtctTGTGTcaattttattagatttttatgaGTTTAGCCTGGTCCAGTCTAATTCTTAAGTGTGTTTTGTAGCTTTCAGGAGCTTTAAAAGCTCGTGCAAACTCTAGTTCCTTTAATGACAGCCCCTGTAATGTGTGCTGCCAGTTATGTGTGCTGCCTTTTAAGTGAAGGAGTGACGGGCTTGTAATTTGAGAGTCTGACCGGGGGTATTATTATCTAAACCTAGCACAGAGTCTGAACGGTCCAGATGTTGAAACGGACACAAGGAAGGACACGGCGAGGGTTTATGTGGCGCACGCCTGTTGATTTTGCCAAAAACACAGACAGGAAAGGGGATAGGAAAGTTGCTATCCCAAACTGCGGTCGTTTCTGTGTGATTTAGCTGTTTCTTGTCGGGATTGCTCGGCATTTCACGCGCTGGACATGCGTGGGGCTGGAGCAGGAGGGCTTGTGTAAAGTTTGAAGAGAAGAGCTGAAGGTAGGCTTCTATTGACTGTGATAAGGCAGAGGTGGGTATGATGGCTTCCCCTCTATTCATACTGATAGCCTGTCTGGTCTCATTGCGTCTCGGAGGAGCTTTCTTTTCGGGACCCCTTTACCCGGAGATGTCCAATGGCACTTTTCATCATTATTTCGTACCAGACGGCTACTACGAAGATAACGACGATCCCGAGAAATGTCAGATGCTATTCAAAATGACCGACGATCGCAAATGCACCCTGGACGAAGACCAGGACTCGGTGATCCGGGACGATTTTACCATCATCAAGCGGCACATCGAAGACGCGGCGCGTGTGCTCGAGGGCATCGGGAAGAGCATCTCCTTCGACCTGGACGGAGAGGACAGCTATGGGAAATACCTGAGACGGGAGACGACCCAGATCAGCGAGGCGTTTTCCAACTCCGAGAAATCTCTGCTGGAGCTGGAGGTGAAATTCAAACAGAGCCAGGAAAACGAGCTGAAAGAGGAGCACAAGATCAGCGACGACTTCCTCAACATGATCGTGCACACGCGCGACGTGTTGAAGGAGACACTGGACATCTCGCTGGGACTGAGGGATAAGCATGAGCTGTTGTCACTCATCATCCGGAGTCACGGGACCCGGTTGAGCCGCCTGAAGAACGACTATATGAAGGTGTAGAGGACTGTTTGTCTGCCTTCAGTACGCAGGCAAATATCAATGGCAAGGCGTTTTAAcattcatttcttaaaattaACTATACTGTATGTTACTTGTACTTATTTTTAGTAAATGGCTAATTTCATCAACTGTAATCTTTTCAGTTTGCCTAGAAACCATAGGTAGGCTACTAGTAGCCTATCAAAAAGTCTCCTGTAGTAACTATCTAAATAGTCCTGATTTACTTCTACTGTACTGTATTTATTCACGGAAAATACCTATTGTTGGACACTAGTATCTATCACAGTTGTTACTAGTAATAAGCTTATTTACAACCTCACTAGTTACAGAGCACACACTGGTCTAATAAATAGGTCCTAGTTGTATTCAATTATTGACCTACTATGAAACTAGAATATTTCAATAGTTACAAGAACAAAAGTACAAAAGGAATAGTTACTATTAAAACTAAAGTAGGTATGCCAGCACAAAATGGAACTCATACAGTACTAATCAGAAGTGAAAAGTTGATGTCTGAACCACAGATCCCTATAGAATTCACTGGAAAAAATAGGAAAATATTCAGAATAGTTTCTTGTCACTATCACGATAGTGAGTAGCAGAAGAGAGTTATtagatgtaaaatatattacttactagaaactaaaaataagtactagtaacaaaaatatactgttcatttttaaggaatacattttatttctctttaGCTACTTGGCAACAATGATGCAGCTACTTTGTGCAATAAATGAAAGCCAGTATTCACTTAATAGCAGCAATCATACATGATGAACCGCCATTAAATGCTTTAAACTTGGCAATATTACTGCCattgagtatttaatgacatttGCAGCTTATGGTAATACGACTGGAATCTCAGTCTAACCAATATGGAGGTTTTACCTCTAAGAGGAGACATACAAAACTGAGTTAGATTCAGTGTTAGGTGTTCAGTGTTTTCACTATTTTCTCAGATAATGATGTAGGCTGTGTTTGTGGAAACATTTGCTCATTTGCATTGGCATTACTTGAATGTTTCAGAAAATTCATGTTGGTTAAACAGAAGGAATATAGTTTTCATTGTACAAATGT
It encodes the following:
- the fibinb gene encoding fin bud initiation factor, with the translated sequence MMASPLFILIACLVSLRLGGAFFSGPLYPEMSNGTFHHYFVPDGYYEDNDDPEKCQMLFKMTDDRKCTLDEDQDSVIRDDFTIIKRHIEDAARVLEGIGKSISFDLDGEDSYGKYLRRETTQISEAFSNSEKSLLELEVKFKQSQENELKEEHKISDDFLNMIVHTRDVLKETLDISLGLRDKHELLSLIIRSHGTRLSRLKNDYMKV